In Halomonas denitrificans, one DNA window encodes the following:
- a CDS encoding penicillin-binding protein activator: MNACPAVAPTATISRFALALALALLVGACAAPAPTPRDRTETDDPAELVRAGRPADAAEAWLALAEREPERAASARLRAAEAWLSAGRPMQANAAVEAIDPGALERVDRLRLDLLLAELALNRGEFDRAERLLAMPADTLPPALRDRLAGLRERLSASDPDSPKARLDALRDAVDEPGFEPTLALALLIDVRLADLDALVAEHGSEPAIGHWLALGRAVRANLLDRPGLEQAVEAWRSTRLEETGRHGGDAPAADRVDARADDRVDNRFDDGSDGGTGVMDDPRAEALPSTATIVEWVDAWRSRQPMPERVAVLLPGDGPLVAAGDAVRDGMLAAWLMLPPARRPVLDFVYLESAPDAAVGGWFAARENGADLVVGPLDRRQIPSLLALPDAGVPMLLLNRPPPDVAWPRPAQPLAMLALPPEEEAELVAVRALVDGASRALVIAQDSDFGERLAGRFIETFELGGGRVVHRVDYPPREFDVTDRLEDALRLRASEQRIERIEALVDAPFAAEPQRRTDLDVVFLAAREEARQVHPQLRFVDLGELPVLATSAVLTDRRDRDLDGIRMPLAPWLFTNGAQAEERRSAEQAFPEVAGSVTLSLLHALGRDAVALLPWLDSMKRDPQLALSGGIGRLRLADGVALERDLPWAVVRDGVPQRP; encoded by the coding sequence ATGAATGCATGCCCCGCCGTTGCACCCACGGCCACGATTTCCCGATTCGCGCTGGCCCTCGCACTGGCCCTGCTGGTCGGTGCCTGCGCAGCGCCGGCGCCGACGCCGCGCGATCGCACCGAGACGGACGATCCGGCCGAGCTGGTCCGGGCCGGACGGCCGGCCGACGCCGCCGAGGCCTGGCTGGCGCTGGCCGAGCGTGAGCCCGAGCGGGCGGCTTCGGCGAGACTGCGCGCCGCCGAGGCCTGGTTGAGCGCGGGTCGGCCGATGCAGGCGAATGCCGCCGTCGAGGCGATCGATCCGGGTGCGCTCGAACGTGTCGATCGGCTCCGCCTCGACCTGCTGCTTGCCGAACTGGCGCTGAATCGCGGCGAGTTCGATCGCGCCGAGCGGCTGCTCGCGATGCCCGCCGACACTCTCCCGCCGGCGCTGCGCGATCGGCTCGCCGGGCTTCGCGAACGCCTGTCCGCATCCGATCCGGATTCTCCGAAGGCCCGGCTCGATGCGCTGCGCGACGCGGTGGACGAACCGGGATTCGAGCCGACGCTGGCGCTGGCACTGCTGATCGACGTGCGGCTTGCAGACCTCGATGCGCTGGTCGCGGAGCACGGTTCGGAGCCGGCGATCGGCCATTGGCTGGCCCTGGGTCGAGCGGTTCGTGCAAACCTGCTCGATCGACCGGGGCTGGAACAGGCGGTCGAAGCGTGGCGGTCCACGCGTCTCGAGGAGACGGGCCGGCACGGCGGCGATGCACCCGCCGCCGATCGGGTCGATGCTCGTGCCGACGACAGGGTCGACAACAGGTTCGACGACGGGTCCGACGGCGGGACCGGGGTCATGGACGATCCTCGCGCCGAGGCGCTGCCGAGCACCGCGACCATCGTCGAATGGGTCGATGCGTGGCGGAGCCGGCAGCCGATGCCGGAGCGGGTGGCGGTGCTGTTGCCGGGCGACGGGCCGCTCGTGGCGGCCGGCGACGCGGTGCGCGACGGCATGCTGGCCGCCTGGCTGATGCTGCCGCCCGCACGCCGACCCGTGCTCGATTTCGTCTACCTCGAATCGGCGCCGGACGCGGCCGTCGGCGGTTGGTTCGCCGCCCGCGAGAACGGCGCCGACCTCGTCGTCGGGCCGCTGGATCGACGCCAGATCCCGTCCCTGCTCGCCTTGCCCGATGCCGGTGTGCCGATGCTGCTGCTCAATCGACCGCCGCCCGACGTGGCCTGGCCGAGGCCGGCCCAGCCGCTGGCGATGCTGGCGCTGCCGCCGGAAGAAGAAGCCGAGCTGGTGGCCGTGCGCGCGCTGGTCGATGGCGCGAGCCGTGCGCTGGTGATCGCGCAGGACTCCGACTTCGGCGAGCGCCTGGCCGGCCGGTTCATCGAGACCTTCGAGCTGGGCGGCGGGCGCGTCGTCCATCGCGTCGACTATCCCCCGCGCGAGTTCGATGTGACCGACCGGCTCGAGGACGCGCTGCGGCTGCGCGCGTCGGAGCAGCGCATCGAGCGGATCGAAGCGCTGGTCGACGCACCGTTCGCGGCCGAGCCGCAGCGCAGGACCGATCTCGACGTCGTGTTCCTGGCAGCCCGGGAAGAGGCCCGCCAGGTGCACCCGCAGCTGCGCTTCGTCGACCTCGGTGAGCTGCCGGTCCTGGCCACGTCGGCCGTGCTCACGGACCGCCGCGATCGCGACCTGGACGGCATTCGCATGCCGCTGGCGCCGTGGTTGTTCACGAACGGTGCGCAGGCCGAGGAGCGGCGCTCGGCGGAACAGGCGTTTCCCGAGGTCGCCGGCTCGGTCACCCTGAGCCTTCTCCACGCGCTGGGTCGCGATGCCGTCGCACTGCTGCCGTGGCTGGATTCCATGAAGCGGGATCCGCAGCTCGCGCTGTCGGGCGGAATCGGCCGGCTGCGGCTGGCCGACGGTGTCGCGCTGGAGCGCGACCTGCCCTGGGCCGTCGTCCGCGACGGCGTACCGCAGCGGCCCTGA
- a CDS encoding YraN family protein, whose translation MLRRWRGLRGERRALRHLQAAGLRLVARNWQCRFGEIDLVMADGETLVFVEVRVRAASDFGDAADSVHPGKQSRLVRAASMFVATHGEWQQRACRFDVVAIDGSAGADALRWIRGAFDAGS comes from the coding sequence GTGCTGCGGCGCTGGCGCGGACTGCGCGGCGAGCGTCGCGCCCTGCGTCACCTCCAGGCCGCCGGACTCCGCCTCGTCGCTCGCAACTGGCAATGCCGCTTCGGCGAGATCGACCTAGTCATGGCCGACGGCGAAACGCTGGTCTTCGTCGAAGTCCGCGTACGTGCAGCGAGCGACTTCGGCGACGCCGCCGATAGTGTGCACCCCGGCAAGCAATCTCGATTGGTTCGCGCGGCATCGATGTTCGTGGCCACGCACGGCGAATGGCAGCAGCGCGCTTGCCGCTTCGACGTGGTCGCGATCGACGGGTCGGCCGGCGCCGACGCCCTGCGCTGGATCCGGGGCGCCTTCGACGCGGGCAGCTGA
- the rsmI gene encoding 16S rRNA (cytidine(1402)-2'-O)-methyltransferase: protein MPDQRPDVTPASGTLYVVATPIGHLGDLSPRAQTLLEQVAVIAAEDTRTSQKLVPGRAEPPRWIALHDHNEARAAERVVHHLLAGDDVALVSDAGTPLISDPGYRLVAAAHDAGVTVLPVPGPCAAIAALSASGLPSDRFRFEGFLPPRRSARRRRLVELADVEHTLIFYVPARDLVAVIDDLAGAFGPERPGCIARELTKQFESVRRDRLDALSTWTAEDPDRQRGEAVLLVAGAPARSGASMAGAISPEAVADALADELAPARAAKVIRALTGLPRADAFALAEARRGAGDKAR from the coding sequence GTGCCCGACCAACGACCCGACGTCACCCCCGCTTCCGGAACGCTCTACGTGGTGGCCACACCGATCGGCCATCTCGGCGATCTGTCGCCGCGGGCGCAGACCCTGCTCGAACAGGTGGCGGTGATCGCTGCGGAAGACACGCGAACGAGCCAGAAGCTGGTGCCCGGCCGCGCCGAACCGCCGCGCTGGATCGCGCTCCACGATCACAACGAAGCGCGGGCGGCCGAGCGCGTGGTCCATCACCTGCTCGCCGGCGACGACGTCGCGCTGGTTTCCGACGCCGGCACGCCGTTGATCTCCGACCCGGGCTACCGACTGGTTGCGGCCGCGCACGATGCCGGCGTGACGGTGCTGCCGGTGCCCGGGCCCTGCGCTGCGATCGCCGCGCTCAGCGCCTCGGGGTTGCCCAGCGACCGCTTCCGCTTCGAGGGCTTCCTGCCGCCCCGGCGCAGCGCGCGACGGAGGCGGCTCGTCGAGCTGGCCGACGTCGAGCACACCCTGATCTTCTACGTACCGGCGCGCGACCTGGTCGCGGTCATCGACGACCTGGCCGGCGCGTTCGGTCCCGAGCGGCCGGGCTGCATCGCGCGCGAACTCACGAAACAGTTCGAGTCGGTACGACGCGATCGCCTCGACGCACTGTCGACCTGGACCGCGGAGGATCCCGACCGGCAGCGCGGCGAAGCGGTGCTCCTGGTGGCCGGCGCGCCGGCGCGATCCGGCGCCTCGATGGCCGGGGCAATATCGCCCGAAGCCGTCGCCGACGCGCTGGCCGACGAGCTGGCGCCGGCCCGCGCGGCAAAGGTCATCCGCGCCCTGACCGGGCTGCCGAGGGCGGACGCGTTCGCGCTCGCCGAAGCACGGCGCGGCGCGGGCGACAAGGCGCGCTGA
- the thiL gene encoding thiamine-phosphate kinase: protein MNEFDLIERIRRRAARSSGHDDDGIVLGIGDDAAVLQPGRGMQLVATVDQLVDGRHFDGRATAADVGHLAAAANLSDLAAMGAAPRWLLLALTLPEADADWLDGFLDGFLGLAGRFGAELAGGNLTRGPLNVSVTAIGEIPAGQFARRTGARPGDRILVTGWPGDAAAALALDCPRSHPLCDRLFNPTPRVEHGRKLAGVARGMIDVSDGLAADLGHLLGDALGAEIEVDRLPASGALLEAVPEPARRVALQLGGGGDYELIAVVPEHAGIPEAIDGVPVTAIGTVTRDSGLRCIDADGRDVTPSLRGWDHFSDDPEPGSSGRGSR, encoded by the coding sequence GTGAACGAATTCGACCTGATCGAGCGGATCCGCCGGAGGGCCGCGCGAAGCAGCGGCCACGACGACGACGGCATCGTCCTCGGCATCGGCGACGATGCGGCCGTGCTCCAGCCCGGCCGCGGCATGCAGCTGGTCGCCACCGTCGATCAGCTGGTCGACGGCCGGCACTTCGACGGCCGAGCCACGGCTGCCGACGTCGGCCACCTGGCCGCCGCCGCCAACCTCAGCGACCTCGCTGCCATGGGCGCGGCGCCGCGCTGGCTGCTGCTGGCGCTGACGCTGCCCGAGGCCGACGCCGACTGGCTGGACGGGTTTCTCGACGGGTTTCTCGGCCTGGCCGGGCGCTTCGGGGCGGAACTGGCCGGCGGCAACCTGACCCGTGGCCCCCTGAACGTTTCGGTCACCGCGATCGGCGAGATCCCCGCAGGCCAGTTCGCCCGGCGCACCGGCGCCCGGCCCGGCGACCGGATCCTCGTGACCGGCTGGCCCGGGGACGCGGCGGCTGCGCTGGCGCTCGATTGCCCGCGTTCGCATCCGCTGTGCGACCGCCTCTTCAACCCGACGCCGCGGGTCGAGCACGGCCGCAAGCTGGCCGGTGTCGCTCGCGGCATGATCGACGTCTCCGACGGCCTTGCCGCCGACCTCGGGCACCTGCTCGGAGATGCGCTCGGCGCGGAGATCGAAGTCGACCGGCTCCCGGCATCCGGGGCGTTGCTCGAGGCGGTCCCCGAGCCGGCCCGGCGAGTCGCGCTGCAGCTGGGCGGCGGCGGCGACTACGAACTGATCGCCGTGGTCCCCGAACACGCGGGAATCCCCGAGGCGATCGACGGCGTGCCGGTGACCGCGATCGGCACGGTCACTCGCGATTCCGGGCTGCGCTGCATCGACGCCGACGGACGGGACGTCACGCCGTCGCTGCGAGGCTGGGACCACTTCAGCGACGATCCGGAGCCCGGCTCGAGCGGGAGGGGAAGCCGATGA
- the hutI gene encoding imidazolonepropionase — translation MTADLRIDRARLDDRDEPVALLIDDGLIQAVIEPGDTAPPRARSTFDAAGRCVLPGFVDVHTHACFAGSRLDEWQRKLAGVPYLQLLEEGGGIMATVRATRAADEDRLAATLLVRLERMLRHGSTTIEVKSGYGLETATELKMLRAIRQAGETFPGTVVPTACIGHAIDPDVEVDEFVRRTIEQTLPAISEEFPGIALDAYCEHGAWSPEHCIALFEAGAEAGHPIRVHADQFNALGMIEAAIERGFASVDHLEATDANGLRTLARSDTFGVMLPASGFHLDDRYGDGRAFVDAGGNLALGSNFNPGSAPCYSMPFVIQLAVRKLGLEIDEAIAAATASGARLLGLHDRGRIEPGLRADLVVLDTDDRRALAFEFGGNPVIRTLAGGRWVEPPQ, via the coding sequence ATGACCGCCGACCTCCGCATCGATCGCGCTCGGTTGGACGACCGCGACGAACCGGTCGCGCTGCTGATCGACGACGGCCTGATCCAGGCCGTGATCGAACCCGGCGATACGGCGCCGCCGCGCGCCCGATCGACCTTCGACGCCGCCGGCCGCTGCGTGCTGCCCGGCTTCGTCGATGTCCACACCCACGCCTGCTTCGCCGGCTCGCGGCTCGACGAATGGCAGCGCAAGCTCGCCGGGGTGCCCTACCTGCAATTGCTCGAGGAAGGCGGCGGCATCATGGCGACCGTGCGCGCGACCCGTGCAGCCGATGAGGATCGACTCGCCGCGACCCTGCTGGTACGACTCGAGCGCATGCTTCGACACGGGTCCACCACGATCGAGGTGAAATCCGGCTACGGCCTGGAGACCGCCACGGAACTGAAGATGCTGCGCGCGATCCGCCAAGCTGGCGAGACCTTCCCCGGAACGGTCGTGCCGACGGCCTGCATCGGCCACGCGATCGACCCCGACGTCGAGGTCGACGAGTTCGTCCGCAGGACCATCGAGCAGACCCTGCCTGCGATCAGCGAGGAGTTTCCGGGCATTGCGCTCGACGCCTACTGCGAACATGGGGCGTGGAGCCCGGAGCACTGCATCGCGCTGTTCGAGGCCGGGGCCGAGGCCGGCCACCCGATCCGCGTCCACGCCGACCAGTTCAACGCCCTCGGCATGATCGAAGCGGCGATCGAGCGCGGCTTCGCCAGCGTGGACCACCTCGAAGCCACCGACGCGAACGGGCTCCGGACCCTGGCCCGATCGGACACCTTCGGGGTGATGCTGCCCGCCTCCGGCTTCCATCTCGACGACCGCTACGGCGACGGCCGTGCGTTCGTCGACGCCGGCGGGAACCTCGCGCTGGGCAGCAACTTCAATCCGGGCTCGGCGCCGTGCTACTCCATGCCCTTCGTCATCCAGCTCGCGGTGCGCAAGCTGGGGCTGGAAATCGACGAGGCGATCGCCGCCGCGACCGCCAGCGGCGCCCGCCTGCTGGGCCTCCACGACCGGGGCCGGATCGAACCCGGACTCCGCGCCGACCTCGTGGTGCTGGACACCGACGACCGGCGTGCGCTGGCGTTCGAGTTCGGCGGCAACCCGGTAATCCGGACCCTGGCCGGCGGTCGCTGGGTCGAGCCGCCCCAGTGA
- a CDS encoding phosphatidylglycerophosphatase A, whose product MSAVEARHGGGEHDPGQGHGAPRSAREVALGGPVGFLAFGFCSGLSPRAPGTAGSAMALLLGLPLLGVPTWVGGVVVALAFLVGIPICERASRAMGVHDHGGIVWDEFVGVWLVVLTLPAHPAWWLAAFIAFRVFDIAKPWPIGWLDRRVRGGLGIMIDDVVAAGYAIAVLALLGLGLERLA is encoded by the coding sequence ATGAGCGCTGTCGAAGCCCGGCACGGCGGCGGTGAACACGATCCCGGCCAAGGACACGGCGCGCCCCGAAGTGCACGCGAGGTCGCGCTCGGTGGGCCGGTCGGCTTTCTTGCGTTCGGCTTCTGCAGCGGCCTGAGCCCGCGCGCACCCGGCACCGCCGGCAGCGCGATGGCGCTGCTACTCGGCCTGCCGTTGCTGGGCGTGCCGACCTGGGTCGGCGGCGTGGTCGTGGCCCTGGCGTTCCTGGTCGGAATCCCGATCTGCGAGCGCGCCTCGCGCGCGATGGGCGTGCACGACCACGGGGGAATCGTGTGGGACGAATTCGTCGGCGTCTGGCTGGTCGTGCTGACCCTGCCCGCGCATCCCGCCTGGTGGCTGGCGGCATTCATCGCTTTCCGCGTGTTCGATATCGCCAAACCGTGGCCGATCGGCTGGCTGGACCGACGCGTCCGCGGCGGACTCGGCATCATGATCGACGACGTCGTCGCCGCCGGCTACGCCATTGCCGTCCTCGCGCTGCTCGGCCTCGGCCTTGAACGCCTGGCGTAG